In a genomic window of uncultured Sphaerochaeta sp.:
- the thrS gene encoding threonine--tRNA ligase — protein MAKEEAGEKLSRIRHSMAHVMAEAVLQMFPTAQIAIGPAIENGFYYDFELPRQLVTEDLEEISERMRAIISEGKPFVRTVVSRAEAQEKFAGQVYKQELLQAIPEHEEVSLYNQGGFTDLCRGPHVETTKELKGDAFKLMSIAGAYWRGKETNPMLTRIYGTAWSNAKELRLYLQHLEDVEKRDHRKLGKELDLFSLHEEAGPGLVYWHPMGARIRQAIETFWRSEHYANGYEMVYTPHIGRSWLWETSGHLGFYKEGMYPPMEMDKSDYYVKPMNCPFHIMIYKNSKRSYRDLPFRWAELGTVYRYEKAGAMHGLMRVRGFTQDDAHLFVTPDQMNDEILEVLRFSLHMLHSFGFTDINAYLSTMPEKSVGDPARWADATEALRKAIVAEGLSYEVDEGGGAFYGPKIDLKIKDAIGREWQLSTVQFDFNEPERFDMTFVDKDGVEKRPYMIHRALLGSIERFFGVLIEHYAGAFPPWLAPEQIKLIPVGETFFDYAKQLELRLRKEGFRVSADLGDDRMNAKIRNAQQLKIPYMVIIGEREAENDQVSVRYRSGKQENGLTTQAFIDLVKAKVESKQQL, from the coding sequence ATGGCAAAGGAAGAAGCGGGAGAAAAACTCTCCAGGATCAGGCACTCGATGGCGCACGTCATGGCCGAGGCTGTGCTGCAGATGTTCCCCACTGCCCAGATAGCGATCGGTCCTGCGATCGAGAATGGTTTCTACTATGATTTTGAACTGCCCAGGCAGCTGGTCACCGAGGATCTCGAGGAGATCAGTGAGCGTATGAGAGCCATCATCAGTGAGGGAAAGCCGTTCGTACGGACGGTCGTCAGCCGCGCTGAAGCTCAGGAAAAGTTTGCCGGTCAGGTCTACAAGCAGGAGCTGCTTCAGGCGATTCCCGAGCATGAGGAAGTTTCGCTCTACAACCAGGGCGGTTTCACCGATCTGTGCCGCGGTCCCCACGTGGAGACCACCAAGGAGCTGAAGGGTGATGCCTTCAAGCTCATGAGCATCGCCGGTGCGTACTGGAGAGGCAAGGAGACCAATCCCATGCTTACCCGCATCTACGGGACCGCCTGGTCGAATGCCAAGGAGCTCAGGCTCTATCTGCAGCACCTCGAGGATGTCGAGAAGCGTGACCACCGTAAGTTGGGCAAGGAACTCGATCTCTTCAGTCTCCATGAGGAGGCAGGTCCCGGTCTGGTCTACTGGCATCCGATGGGTGCAAGAATCCGGCAGGCGATCGAGACGTTCTGGAGGAGCGAGCACTACGCAAACGGCTATGAGATGGTCTATACCCCCCACATCGGTCGCTCCTGGCTCTGGGAGACCAGCGGACACCTGGGCTTCTACAAGGAAGGGATGTACCCTCCGATGGAGATGGACAAGAGCGACTACTATGTCAAGCCGATGAACTGTCCGTTCCACATCATGATCTACAAGAACAGCAAGCGTTCCTATCGCGACCTTCCGTTCCGCTGGGCTGAACTTGGGACTGTCTACCGATATGAGAAGGCTGGTGCCATGCACGGTCTGATGCGGGTACGCGGCTTCACCCAGGATGATGCACACCTGTTCGTCACCCCTGACCAGATGAATGATGAGATTCTTGAAGTCTTGCGGTTCAGCCTGCACATGCTCCACAGCTTCGGCTTCACCGATATCAATGCATACCTCTCCACCATGCCGGAGAAGTCTGTTGGTGACCCTGCTCGTTGGGCTGATGCCACCGAAGCGCTTCGCAAGGCCATTGTGGCTGAGGGGCTTTCCTATGAGGTGGATGAGGGTGGCGGTGCGTTCTATGGTCCGAAGATCGACCTGAAGATCAAGGATGCCATCGGTCGTGAATGGCAGCTTTCAACCGTGCAGTTCGATTTCAACGAACCTGAGCGCTTTGACATGACCTTCGTCGACAAGGACGGGGTGGAGAAGCGTCCCTACATGATCCACCGCGCCCTGCTTGGCTCCATCGAGCGCTTCTTCGGCGTTCTCATCGAGCACTATGCAGGGGCTTTCCCGCCGTGGCTTGCTCCCGAGCAGATCAAGCTCATCCCTGTCGGGGAGACTTTCTTCGACTATGCGAAGCAGCTTGAGTTGCGCTTGCGCAAAGAGGGCTTCAGGGTCAGCGCCGACCTCGGTGACGACCGCATGAATGCCAAGATCCGCAACGCACAACAGCTGAAGATTCCCTACATGGTGATCATCGGCGAGCGTGAAGCGGAGAACGATCAGGTTTCGGTACGCTACCGAAGCGGAAAGCAGGAGAACGGCTTGACCACCCAGGCATTCATCGATTTGGTGAAAGCGAAAGTGGAGAGCAAGCAGCAGCTGTAG
- a CDS encoding carboxypeptidase M32: MTKEAAFAALETLDRQIVLLDHIEATLAWDQEISLSERGVEERSSQLGWIAEQRHHLVSDHAMEDLLAQLEGYEPDSSFQRELIAHRRREYEKQVKLPSSLVRSISEQASKAHQSWVEARKAGSWSRFSPDFHPMVEMVREKADLLRSEGQCLYDPLLDNFERGMRTDEVDRLFSSIKEDLKALAQRMEQHQVDDAFLKLEYPISAQEAFSRQVLKDMGFDFSRGSMAVSVHPFTTTVGGDDIRITTRYTDPSVADSLFSTIHEGGHALYEMGANSGLLKGTSLANGASLGMHESQSRLWENIIGKSAEFWEHYYPLFADFFPAQTSGVSLGRFVQAINKVQRNPIRVNADEVNYSLHIILRFELERQILDGNLAVADIPEAWDAKHEALFGYRPGSLQEGALQDVHWSSGDFGYFPTYALGNLYGAQIWERVKKDLDVSDLLKTGQLGQISSLLREHIYQKGALQSGLGTLVSYTSKGLDATLFTSYLENKFSRLFG; the protein is encoded by the coding sequence ATGACGAAAGAAGCAGCATTTGCAGCATTGGAAACCTTGGATCGGCAGATAGTCCTGCTTGACCATATTGAGGCAACCCTGGCTTGGGACCAGGAGATATCGCTCTCTGAGCGGGGTGTGGAAGAACGTTCATCCCAACTTGGTTGGATAGCCGAGCAGCGCCACCATCTTGTCAGTGATCATGCCATGGAAGATCTGCTTGCGCAGCTGGAGGGGTACGAACCGGACTCATCCTTCCAAAGGGAACTCATCGCTCATAGGAGGCGAGAGTATGAGAAGCAGGTGAAACTGCCTTCATCTCTTGTCCGTTCAATTTCTGAACAAGCTTCCAAAGCCCATCAAAGCTGGGTTGAAGCCCGAAAAGCGGGGTCTTGGTCACGCTTTTCTCCCGATTTTCATCCAATGGTTGAAATGGTCCGTGAAAAAGCGGATTTGCTTCGTTCAGAGGGGCAGTGCCTGTACGATCCATTGCTTGACAATTTTGAGCGGGGAATGAGGACTGATGAGGTTGACCGTCTCTTTTCCTCGATCAAGGAAGATCTCAAGGCCCTTGCCCAGAGGATGGAGCAGCATCAGGTTGACGATGCGTTTCTGAAACTGGAGTATCCCATCAGTGCCCAGGAGGCTTTCTCCCGCCAGGTACTGAAGGATATGGGGTTTGACTTCAGCCGGGGCAGCATGGCGGTTTCTGTTCATCCTTTCACTACCACCGTTGGCGGTGATGATATCCGGATCACCACGCGTTACACTGATCCCAGCGTAGCGGACAGCCTGTTCTCCACCATCCATGAGGGAGGGCATGCACTGTATGAGATGGGCGCCAACAGCGGATTGCTCAAGGGGACGAGTCTTGCAAACGGAGCAAGTCTGGGCATGCATGAATCGCAGAGCAGGCTTTGGGAGAATATCATCGGAAAGAGCGCAGAGTTCTGGGAACACTACTATCCGCTGTTTGCCGACTTTTTCCCTGCACAGACATCTGGAGTGAGCCTTGGGAGATTTGTCCAAGCCATCAACAAGGTACAGAGAAATCCCATCCGGGTGAATGCGGACGAGGTCAATTACAGTCTGCATATCATTCTGCGTTTTGAGCTTGAGCGTCAGATTCTTGACGGCAATCTCGCAGTGGCCGATATTCCCGAGGCATGGGATGCAAAGCACGAAGCATTGTTCGGCTATAGGCCGGGTTCACTGCAAGAGGGGGCGCTTCAGGATGTCCATTGGAGCAGCGGAGACTTCGGCTACTTTCCCACTTATGCCCTGGGCAATCTCTATGGAGCACAGATCTGGGAGCGGGTAAAGAAGGATCTTGATGTATCAGATCTGCTGAAAACCGGGCAACTGGGGCAGATCAGCTCACTTCTCCGGGAGCATATCTATCAGAAGGGGGCTCTGCAAAGCGGGCTTGGCACCCTTGTTTCGTACACTTCCAAGGGTCTTGACGCGACGTTGTTCACAAGCTACCTTGAAAACAAATTCAGCCGCTTGTTCGGCTAG